In Sphingomonas sp. SORGH_AS_0950, the following are encoded in one genomic region:
- the proB gene encoding glutamate 5-kinase: MIFPPTTCQRLIVKVGSALLVTPEGEVRRDWLTGLVADIAARVRAGQQIAIVSSGAIALGARRLGLPKGGRASLEDAQAAAATGQIALSQAWAELLQAQGLTAAQMLVTLDDLEDRRRYLNAAATLGRLLGLGVVPVINENDSVATEEIRFGDNDRLAARVGQAAGANGVLLLSDVDGLYDSNPHTNPAARHIERVDRIDAVSGMADGGSASGMGSGGMVSKIAAARIAVSAGAHLAIASGRIEHPLSTPARHTIFIAEKSAPARKAWLAGGLTARGAIIVDAGAARALAEGGSLLAAGATGVQGHFARGDLVTVEGPGGTIARGLSEYDSTEARALIGTRSDQQARILGHAPRAALIHRNHLALL; the protein is encoded by the coding sequence ATGATCTTCCCCCCCACCACCTGCCAGCGGCTGATCGTCAAGGTCGGCTCCGCCCTCCTCGTCACCCCGGAAGGCGAAGTCCGTCGCGACTGGCTGACCGGGCTGGTCGCCGACATCGCCGCGCGCGTCCGTGCAGGCCAGCAGATCGCGATCGTCTCCTCGGGCGCGATCGCGCTGGGTGCGCGGCGACTCGGCCTGCCCAAGGGCGGCCGCGCGAGCCTGGAAGACGCACAGGCCGCCGCCGCGACCGGGCAGATCGCGCTCAGCCAGGCCTGGGCCGAGTTGCTCCAGGCGCAAGGGCTGACCGCCGCCCAGATGCTGGTGACGCTGGACGATCTGGAGGATCGCCGCCGCTATCTGAACGCGGCCGCGACGCTGGGGCGGTTGCTCGGGCTGGGCGTGGTGCCGGTCATCAACGAGAATGACAGCGTCGCGACCGAGGAAATCCGGTTCGGCGACAATGACCGGCTCGCCGCGCGGGTGGGTCAGGCGGCGGGCGCCAACGGGGTGTTGCTGCTCTCCGACGTGGATGGGCTGTACGACAGCAACCCGCACACCAACCCCGCCGCGCGCCATATCGAACGGGTCGATCGGATCGACGCGGTCAGCGGCATGGCCGATGGCGGCTCCGCCTCGGGCATGGGCTCGGGCGGCATGGTGTCCAAGATCGCCGCGGCGCGCATCGCGGTCAGCGCGGGCGCCCACCTTGCCATCGCGTCGGGGCGGATCGAGCATCCGCTGTCGACCCCTGCGCGCCACACCATCTTCATCGCCGAAAAGAGCGCACCCGCGCGCAAGGCATGGCTGGCGGGCGGGCTGACCGCGCGCGGCGCCATCATCGTCGATGCGGGTGCGGCCAGGGCACTGGCCGAGGGCGGCAGCCTGCTCGCGGCGGGCGCGACCGGGGTGCAGGGTCATTTCGCGCGCGGCGATCTCGTGACCGTCGAGGGGCCGGGCGGCACCATCGCGCGGGGCCTCAGCGAATATGATTCGACCGAGGCGCGCGCGCTGATCGGCACGCGGTCGGACCAGCAGGCGCGGATATTGGGCCATGCCCCGCGCGCCGCGCTGATCCATCGCAACCATCTGGCCCTGCTATGA
- a CDS encoding acyl carrier protein, with product MSDRQAIFDTVAAQIAPFNKKGVELTEATTFQGDLEWDSLTVMDFVAAIEDEFDIIITMNMQAEIENVGQLVDAVEKLKQA from the coding sequence ATGAGCGACCGCCAAGCCATTTTCGACACCGTCGCGGCCCAGATCGCGCCCTTCAACAAAAAGGGTGTCGAACTGACCGAGGCGACGACCTTCCAGGGCGACCTGGAGTGGGACAGCCTGACCGTGATGGATTTCGTCGCCGCGATCGAGGACGAATTCGACATCATCATCACGATGAACATGCAGGCCGAGATCGAGAATGTCGGCCAGCTGGTCGACGCGGTCGAAAAGCTGAAGCAAGCCTGA
- a CDS encoding fatty acid desaturase, with amino-acid sequence MESTLSFERAVPAAAATPAARVPIADDKAMLRAAAELTRDLIAPRPGLYWADMVGSALVGYAALAVAVTASSTGVIVAASVVSVLALYRALLFIHEVSHMKHSALPRFREGWNALVGVPLLTPAFMYEGVHNLHHAKTRYGTADDPEYLPLALMKPWTLPMFVLVSALAPLGLLIRFAILSPLSWVVPGLRRIVVERYSALAINPQFRRRMPEGEALVRFNRTDAAASIWAIALVAMVATGVIPVRGFAIGFAIGSAVAVLNQVRTLVAHLWENEGEPMTVTAQYLDSVNVPPPALLPGLWAPVGLRYHALHHLLPSLPYHALGEAHRRISAALEPNSPYHKASYKGLPGLVAKIGLSTFHRGK; translated from the coding sequence ATGGAATCGACGCTTTCTTTCGAACGGGCCGTGCCAGCCGCCGCGGCGACGCCCGCCGCGCGTGTCCCGATCGCGGACGACAAGGCGATGCTGCGCGCCGCCGCCGAACTGACCCGCGACCTGATCGCGCCGCGTCCCGGGCTCTATTGGGCCGACATGGTGGGCAGCGCGCTGGTCGGCTATGCCGCGCTGGCGGTGGCGGTCACCGCCTCGTCGACGGGGGTGATCGTCGCGGCGTCGGTCGTGTCGGTGCTGGCGCTGTACCGCGCGCTGCTGTTCATCCACGAAGTCAGCCATATGAAGCATTCGGCGTTGCCGCGTTTCCGCGAGGGCTGGAACGCGCTGGTCGGCGTGCCGCTGCTGACCCCCGCCTTCATGTATGAGGGCGTGCACAATCTGCACCATGCCAAGACCCGCTATGGCACGGCCGACGATCCCGAATATCTGCCGCTGGCGCTGATGAAGCCGTGGACGCTGCCGATGTTCGTCCTGGTGTCCGCGCTGGCGCCGCTGGGTTTGCTGATCCGTTTCGCGATCCTGTCGCCCTTGTCCTGGGTCGTGCCGGGGCTCCGCCGGATCGTGGTCGAGCGTTATTCGGCGCTGGCGATCAACCCGCAGTTCCGCCGCCGCATGCCCGAGGGCGAGGCGCTGGTCCGCTTCAACCGGACCGATGCGGCGGCCTCGATCTGGGCGATCGCGCTGGTGGCGATGGTCGCGACGGGGGTGATCCCGGTGCGCGGCTTTGCGATCGGGTTCGCGATCGGCTCGGCGGTGGCGGTGTTGAACCAGGTCCGGACGCTCGTCGCCCATCTCTGGGAGAATGAGGGCGAGCCGATGACCGTGACCGCGCAATATCTCGACTCGGTCAATGTGCCGCCGCCCGCCTTGCTGCCCGGCCTGTGGGCACCGGTGGGACTGCGCTATCACGCGCTGCACCACCTGTTGCCGTCGCTGCCCTATCATGCGCTGGGCGAGGCGCACCGCCGGATCAGCGCGGCGCTGGAGCCGAACTCGCCCTATCACAAGGCCAGCTACAAGGGCCTGCCGGGGCTGGTCGCGAAGATCGGACTGAGCACCTTCCACCGGGGGAAGTGA
- the obgE gene encoding GTPase ObgE, protein MHFLDQAKIFVRSGAGGPGAVSFRREKFMEYGGPDGGNGGKGGDIIFEAVAGLNTLIDFRYTQHFRAPRGHGGSGSNRTGGGGDDLVIKVPVGTQVLSEDKDEVLLDFTKVGQREVFLRGGDGGRGNASYKTSTNRAPRQHGTGWPSEEAWVWLRLKLLADAGLVGMPNAGKSTFINAVTNAQAKVGAYAFTTTRPQLGVVRHHQREFVVADIPGLIEGAADGAGIGDRFLGHIERCRVLLHLVDANDADVAQSYRIVRDELEAYGGGLAEKPHIIALNKIDTLDDELIEALSAELAEASGADVIPLSGAAGIGVDWVLDKLLEAIGPGPDSVPEGDEGEDEITWSPLA, encoded by the coding sequence ATGCATTTTCTCGATCAGGCCAAAATCTTCGTCCGCTCCGGCGCGGGCGGCCCCGGCGCCGTTTCCTTCCGGCGCGAGAAGTTCATGGAATATGGCGGCCCCGATGGCGGCAATGGCGGCAAGGGCGGCGACATCATCTTCGAGGCGGTCGCCGGGCTGAACACGCTGATCGACTTCCGCTATACCCAGCATTTCCGCGCGCCGCGCGGCCATGGCGGGTCGGGGTCGAACCGCACCGGCGGCGGCGGCGACGATCTGGTCATCAAGGTGCCGGTCGGCACCCAGGTCCTGTCCGAGGACAAGGACGAGGTGCTCCTCGACTTCACCAAGGTCGGCCAGCGCGAGGTGTTCCTGCGCGGCGGCGACGGCGGACGCGGCAATGCCAGCTACAAGACCTCGACCAACCGCGCGCCGCGCCAGCACGGCACCGGCTGGCCGTCCGAGGAGGCGTGGGTCTGGCTGCGGCTGAAGCTGCTGGCCGATGCGGGTCTGGTGGGCATGCCCAATGCGGGCAAGTCGACCTTCATCAACGCGGTGACGAACGCGCAGGCCAAGGTCGGCGCCTATGCCTTCACCACCACCCGGCCGCAGCTGGGCGTGGTACGGCATCACCAGCGCGAGTTCGTCGTCGCCGATATTCCCGGCCTGATCGAAGGCGCGGCGGACGGCGCCGGGATCGGCGACCGCTTCCTGGGCCATATCGAGCGGTGCCGCGTGCTGCTGCATCTGGTCGACGCCAATGACGCGGATGTCGCGCAAAGCTACCGCATCGTGCGCGACGAGCTGGAAGCCTATGGCGGCGGACTTGCGGAAAAGCCGCACATCATCGCGCTCAACAAGATCGACACGCTGGACGACGAGCTGATCGAGGCGCTGTCGGCCGAACTGGCCGAGGCGAGCGGCGCGGACGTGATCCCCTTGTCGGGCGCGGCCGGGATCGGCGTCGACTGGGTGCTCGACAAGCTGCTCGAGGCGATCGGGCCGGGGCCGGATTCGGTGCCGGAGGGCGACGAAGGCGAGGACGAGATCACGTGGTCGCCGCTGGCCTGA
- a CDS encoding aminotransferase class I/II-fold pyridoxal phosphate-dependent enzyme — protein sequence MTEAAAQPHALPADPETVAPEHDLLSKFDGLIAERQKLLDSGVTDPFAIVMEQVKSPTEAVIRGKDTILLGTYNYMGMTFDADVIAAGKTALDQFGSGTNGSRMLNGTFHDHMEVEQALRDFYGTTGAIVFSTGYMANLGIISTLAGKGEYVILDADSHASIYDGCQQGNAEIVRFRHNSVEDLDKRLGRLPKEPAKLVVLEGVYSMLGDIAPLKEMVAVAKKHGCMVLVDEAHSMGFFGPNGRGVYEAQGLEGQVDFVVGTFSKSVGTVGGFVVSNHPKFEAVRLACRPYIFTASLPPSVVATATTSIRKLMTAHEKRERLWSNARALHGGLKAMGFRLGTENCDSAIVAVILDDQEQAVIMWQALLDGGLYVNMARPPATPAGTFLLRCSICAEHTPEQIETVLGMFRAAGQAVGVLA from the coding sequence ATGACCGAAGCCGCTGCCCAGCCCCACGCCCTGCCCGCCGACCCCGAGACGGTCGCCCCCGAGCATGACCTGCTGTCCAAGTTCGACGGCCTGATCGCCGAGCGGCAGAAGCTGCTCGACTCGGGCGTCACCGATCCCTTCGCGATCGTGATGGAACAGGTGAAGTCGCCCACCGAGGCCGTGATCCGGGGCAAGGACACGATCCTGCTCGGCACCTATAATTATATGGGCATGACCTTCGACGCGGACGTGATCGCGGCGGGCAAGACGGCGCTCGATCAGTTCGGCTCGGGAACGAACGGCAGCCGGATGCTCAACGGCACCTTCCACGACCATATGGAAGTCGAACAGGCGCTGCGCGATTTCTACGGCACGACCGGCGCGATCGTCTTCTCGACCGGCTATATGGCGAACCTCGGCATCATCTCGACGCTGGCGGGCAAGGGGGAATATGTCATCCTCGACGCCGACAGCCATGCCTCGATCTATGACGGCTGCCAGCAGGGCAATGCCGAGATCGTCCGCTTCCGCCACAATTCGGTCGAGGATCTCGACAAGCGGCTCGGCCGACTGCCCAAGGAGCCCGCGAAGCTGGTCGTGCTGGAGGGCGTCTATTCGATGCTGGGCGACATCGCCCCACTGAAGGAAATGGTCGCGGTCGCCAAGAAGCACGGGTGCATGGTGCTGGTCGACGAGGCGCATTCGATGGGCTTTTTCGGCCCCAACGGGCGCGGCGTTTACGAGGCGCAGGGACTGGAAGGCCAGGTCGATTTCGTCGTCGGCACCTTCTCCAAATCGGTCGGCACGGTCGGCGGCTTCGTCGTGTCCAACCATCCGAAGTTCGAGGCGGTGCGCCTGGCCTGCCGCCCCTATATCTTCACCGCCTCGCTGCCCCCCTCGGTGGTGGCGACCGCGACGACCTCGATCCGCAAGCTGATGACCGCGCACGAAAAGCGCGAGCGGCTGTGGTCGAACGCGCGCGCGCTGCATGGCGGGCTGAAGGCCATGGGCTTCCGCCTCGGCACCGAAAACTGCGACAGCGCGATCGTCGCGGTGATCCTGGACGATCAGGAACAGGCGGTCATCATGTGGCAGGCGCTGCTCGACGGCGGTCTCTACGTCAACATGGCGCGCCCGCCCGCGACCCCGGCGGGGACCTTCCTGCTGCGCTGCTCGATCTGCGCCGAGCATACGCCCGAACAGATCGAGACGGTGCTGGGCATGTTCCGGGCGGCGGGGCAGGCGGTCGGCGTTCTCGCCTGA
- a CDS encoding SDR family oxidoreductase, whose translation MIVAVTGATGFVGRAVVDRAAGSGLALRALTRRAQPSRAGITWIAGALDKPDSLATLVEGADAVLHIAGVVNAPDREGFVAGNIDGTRAMVEAAKAAGIRRFVHVSSLSAREPDLSVYGWSKRQAEDVVTESGLDWTIVRPSGIYGPGDMEMRDMFRAARLGLALMPPPGKLSLVAVEDFARLLTTLVATDGPRAVLEVDDGQVLTHADLAAAIGAAVGQRVMTFHLPKALLSLGAKIDRKLRGNGAKLTPDRVGYLCHPDWTADPARRPDPALWEPAIALSKGLADTARWYRANGLL comes from the coding sequence ATGATCGTCGCCGTCACGGGAGCGACCGGATTCGTCGGTCGCGCGGTGGTCGACCGTGCCGCCGGTTCGGGGCTTGCCCTGCGCGCCCTCACCCGCCGCGCCCAACCGTCGCGCGCCGGGATCACCTGGATCGCAGGCGCGCTCGACAAGCCCGATAGCCTCGCCACGCTGGTCGAGGGCGCCGACGCGGTGCTGCATATCGCGGGCGTGGTGAACGCGCCCGACCGCGAAGGGTTCGTCGCGGGCAATATCGACGGCACCCGCGCCATGGTCGAGGCGGCGAAGGCCGCGGGCATCCGGCGCTTCGTCCATGTCTCCTCGCTGTCGGCTCGCGAGCCGGACCTGTCCGTCTATGGCTGGTCCAAGCGTCAGGCCGAGGATGTGGTGACGGAGAGCGGCCTCGACTGGACGATCGTCCGGCCGAGCGGCATCTATGGCCCCGGCGATATGGAGATGCGCGACATGTTCCGCGCCGCCAGGCTGGGCCTCGCGCTGATGCCGCCGCCGGGCAAGCTATCGCTGGTCGCGGTCGAGGATTTCGCGCGGCTGTTGACCACTTTGGTCGCCACCGACGGCCCGCGCGCGGTGCTGGAGGTGGATGACGGGCAGGTCCTGACCCATGCCGACCTGGCCGCCGCGATCGGGGCGGCGGTGGGGCAGCGCGTGATGACCTTCCACCTGCCCAAGGCGCTGCTGAGCCTGGGCGCGAAGATCGACCGCAAGCTGCGCGGGAATGGCGCCAAGCTGACCCCCGACCGGGTCGGCTATCTCTGCCATCCCGACTGGACCGCCGACCCCGCGCGCCGCCCCGACCCCGCGCTTTGGGAACCGGCCATCGCGCTTTCCAAGGGGCTGGCGGATACGGCACGGTGGTATCGCGCCAACGGCTTGCTATAG
- the lptG gene encoding LPS export ABC transporter permease LptG: MSLSNIFPSRTIAIYMAKMFLIRTFAILFAVALVLQTLDVLSESGAVLAAPGNGQAQVWRYVSLRAPQIISFLLPFSVLLGTILTFFTMNQNSEVIALKAAGMSAHQVLAPLLIASAGVAVVSFVFNDRIVPRASATLSAWQKVQYGPLPIDSGDRSNVWVRDGDDLISVDLIQGRGARTQLGGVTLYDRTGGSLVAIVRAPRGQRDGDGWRIGPATRFQVASGKVTTFPSLIVGRGVTPEQLTLASVSADNMSFDALSSAIDDLREAGRPTTSLEGSLWHKLSAPMSAMLMPLLGAVAAFGIARSGKLFVRAVIGMALGFAYFVADNFSMAMGDLGAYPPFLAAWAPILLFLLIGEAVLFRTEE; the protein is encoded by the coding sequence ATGAGCCTGTCCAACATTTTCCCGTCCAGGACGATCGCCATCTACATGGCGAAGATGTTCCTGATCCGCACCTTCGCCATCCTGTTCGCGGTGGCGCTGGTGCTCCAGACGCTGGACGTGTTGAGCGAGTCCGGCGCGGTGCTGGCCGCGCCCGGCAACGGCCAGGCGCAGGTGTGGCGTTACGTGTCGCTGCGCGCGCCGCAGATCATCTCGTTCCTGCTACCCTTTTCGGTGCTGCTCGGCACCATCCTGACCTTCTTCACGATGAACCAGAATTCGGAAGTCATCGCGCTGAAGGCGGCGGGCATGTCCGCGCATCAGGTGCTCGCCCCGCTGCTGATCGCCAGCGCGGGCGTGGCGGTGGTCAGCTTCGTCTTCAACGACCGGATCGTACCGCGCGCCAGCGCGACGCTCAGCGCCTGGCAGAAAGTCCAATATGGCCCGCTGCCCATCGACAGCGGCGACAGGTCCAATGTCTGGGTGCGCGACGGCGACGACCTGATCTCGGTCGATCTGATCCAGGGGCGCGGCGCCAGGACCCAGCTGGGCGGCGTGACGCTCTATGACCGGACGGGCGGCAGCCTGGTGGCGATCGTGCGTGCGCCGCGCGGGCAGCGCGACGGCGATGGCTGGCGGATCGGCCCCGCCACCCGGTTCCAGGTGGCGTCGGGCAAGGTCACCACCTTCCCCTCGCTGATCGTCGGCCGGGGGGTGACGCCCGAGCAGCTGACCCTGGCCAGCGTCAGCGCCGACAACATGTCCTTCGACGCCTTGTCGAGCGCGATCGATGACCTCCGCGAAGCGGGACGGCCCACGACCTCGCTGGAGGGATCGCTGTGGCACAAGCTCTCCGCGCCGATGTCTGCGATGCTGATGCCGCTGCTGGGCGCGGTCGCCGCCTTCGGCATCGCGCGTTCGGGCAAACTGTTCGTCCGCGCGGTGATCGGCATGGCGCTGGGCTTCGCCTATTTCGTGGCGGACAATTTCTCGATGGCGATGGGCGACCTGGGGGCGTACCCGCCCTTCCTCGCGGCATGGGCGCCGATCCTGCTGTTCCTGCTGATCGGCGAAGCGGTCCTGTTCCGGACCGAGGAATAG
- the lptF gene encoding LPS export ABC transporter permease LptF, which translates to MKSIDRYMARLIALPLFATLIISAMLLVLDRIRRLFEFVATEGGPISVVWRMLANLLPEYLGLGIPIGLMLGILLAFRRLATSSELDVMRGVGMSYTRLLRVPYMYAIVLAALNLAIVGYIQPIARYYYEGLRYELRTGALGASIKVGEFTHLGDRMTLRIEESRENGRDLSGIFVHANTSKGDWIGVTAQRGRFLATDDPNVIIFRLTNGTLIHNRPEFKAPRVLSFSSHDLPIDLPKFDNFRQRGGRDLEFTLPELARHGQDAQSAEARAGSRAEFHFRVVEVVTMFLLPLLAVSLGIPPKRSTSALGVFLSIVMLVTYFKVNQYAADIGALGKVDPLLALWGPFAVFAGLVLWMYYVTAYVPGGQPIGALERGVAKIAKAIGRWLPGRRRKKAYTA; encoded by the coding sequence ATGAAGTCCATCGATCGCTACATGGCCCGGCTGATCGCGTTGCCGCTGTTCGCGACGCTGATCATCTCGGCGATGCTGCTGGTGCTCGATCGCATCCGCCGCCTGTTCGAATTCGTCGCGACCGAAGGCGGGCCGATCAGCGTGGTGTGGCGGATGCTCGCCAACCTGCTGCCCGAATATCTGGGGCTGGGCATTCCGATCGGGCTGATGCTGGGCATCCTGCTGGCCTTTCGTCGCCTGGCCACCTCGTCCGAGCTGGACGTGATGCGCGGCGTCGGCATGAGCTATACGCGGCTGCTGCGCGTCCCCTATATGTACGCGATCGTGCTCGCCGCGCTGAACCTGGCGATCGTCGGCTATATCCAGCCGATCGCGCGCTATTATTATGAGGGGCTGCGCTACGAGCTGCGCACCGGCGCGCTGGGCGCCTCGATCAAGGTCGGCGAGTTCACCCATCTGGGCGACCGTATGACGCTGCGCATCGAGGAGAGCCGCGAAAATGGCCGCGACCTGTCGGGCATCTTCGTCCACGCCAACACCTCAAAGGGCGACTGGATCGGCGTGACGGCACAGCGCGGGCGCTTCCTGGCGACCGACGATCCCAATGTCATCATCTTCCGGCTGACCAACGGCACGCTGATCCACAACCGGCCCGAGTTCAAGGCGCCGCGCGTGCTGAGCTTCTCCAGCCACGACCTGCCGATCGACCTGCCCAAGTTCGACAATTTCCGCCAGCGCGGCGGCCGTGACCTGGAGTTCACCCTTCCCGAACTGGCCCGCCACGGCCAGGATGCCCAAAGCGCCGAGGCACGCGCGGGCAGCCGGGCGGAATTCCATTTCCGCGTGGTCGAGGTGGTGACGATGTTCCTGTTGCCGCTGCTCGCGGTGTCGCTGGGCATTCCGCCCAAGCGATCGACCTCGGCGCTGGGCGTCTTCCTGTCGATCGTCATGCTCGTCACCTATTTCAAGGTGAACCAATATGCCGCCGATATCGGCGCGCTGGGCAAGGTCGATCCGCTGCTGGCGCTATGGGGGCCGTTCGCGGTCTTTGCGGGGCTGGTCCTCTGGATGTATTATGTGACCGCCTATGTCCCAGGCGGCCAGCCGATCGGGGCGCTGGAGCGCGGCGTGGCCAAGATCGCCAAGGCGATCGGCCGCTGGCTGCCCGGCCGCCGCCGGAAAAAGGCCTATACGGCATGA
- a CDS encoding ATP-binding protein, with amino-acid sequence MALTGAATLVLLIVTLGHANRERDRALDLQSRSYDVMILARTVEGTIARSEASLGRYVISGDNKIGQIYSEEWSLAAAQLDRLDMLVEDSRQQRLVDQLRAAYEARGRELSAIALSTTYHRDRQAYALYHQARRAEALLQINRTLNVLIAGERRLLEQRTAAARDTVLHSNRIASGLGLFGLALALGAILLAWMIVHAVGERAEARAEAHAERARAEELADAVDAATEELKLQEAKLRQVQKMDALGQLTGGIAHDFNNMLAVVLGGLELARRADGVEDVRRHLDSATEGAHRAAALTRRLLMFSREEALTPEPLVPRQLVAGMRDLLDRTLGDGVKVTVEDRTTGWMLFGDRTQMENAILNLAVNARDAMDGRGELTIRTAEAHVMANELPRAAAGDYILLSVTDTGAGMSPEVAERVFEPFFTTKPAGKGTGLGLSQIFGLVGQMDGDVTIRTAPGAGTTVHLYFPRHHAATAPAPVAEPVAPAPDAEDTGGMRILVVEDDPRVLSATMAALTELGHDPLPCGDPREAEGMLARQADIRLIVSDVLMPHQTGPEMIAALRPRYPEVAVLFVTGFAGDAQATGFEGYEVLRKPFTLVGLERAVAAALARNVGDGSVSAAA; translated from the coding sequence ATGGCGCTGACCGGCGCGGCGACGCTGGTCCTGCTCATCGTCACGCTGGGCCATGCCAATCGCGAGCGGGACCGCGCGCTCGACCTGCAAAGCCGCAGCTATGACGTGATGATTCTGGCCCGCACCGTGGAGGGCACGATCGCCCGGTCGGAGGCGTCGCTGGGGCGGTACGTCATCTCGGGCGACAACAAGATCGGGCAGATCTATTCGGAAGAATGGTCGCTGGCGGCGGCGCAGCTCGACCGGCTGGACATGCTGGTCGAGGATTCCCGGCAGCAGCGGCTGGTCGACCAGCTGCGCGCCGCCTATGAGGCACGCGGGCGCGAGCTGTCGGCCATTGCCCTGTCGACCACCTATCACCGCGATCGCCAGGCCTATGCGCTCTATCACCAGGCGCGGCGGGCCGAGGCGCTGTTGCAGATCAACCGGACGCTCAACGTCCTGATCGCGGGCGAGCGCCGCCTGCTGGAACAGCGCACCGCCGCGGCGCGCGACACGGTGCTGCACTCCAACCGGATCGCCAGCGGGCTGGGCCTGTTCGGGCTGGCGCTGGCGCTCGGCGCGATTCTGCTGGCCTGGATGATCGTCCATGCCGTCGGCGAGCGGGCGGAGGCGCGCGCCGAGGCGCATGCCGAACGCGCCCGTGCCGAGGAACTGGCGGACGCGGTCGATGCCGCGACCGAGGAGCTGAAGCTCCAGGAAGCCAAGCTGCGCCAGGTGCAGAAGATGGATGCGCTGGGCCAGCTGACCGGCGGGATCGCGCATGATTTCAACAATATGCTGGCGGTCGTTCTGGGCGGGCTGGAACTGGCGCGCCGGGCGGACGGGGTGGAGGATGTCCGCCGCCATCTCGACAGCGCGACCGAGGGCGCGCACCGCGCCGCCGCGCTGACCCGGCGATTGCTGATGTTCAGCCGCGAGGAGGCGCTGACCCCCGAGCCGCTGGTGCCCCGGCAACTGGTGGCGGGGATGCGCGACCTGCTCGACCGGACGCTGGGCGACGGGGTGAAGGTGACGGTCGAGGACCGGACGACCGGCTGGATGCTGTTCGGCGACCGGACGCAAATGGAGAACGCGATCCTGAACCTCGCGGTGAATGCCCGCGACGCGATGGACGGGCGCGGCGAGCTGACCATCCGCACCGCCGAGGCGCATGTGATGGCAAACGAGCTGCCGCGCGCGGCGGCGGGCGACTATATCCTGTTGTCGGTGACCGACACCGGCGCGGGCATGTCGCCCGAGGTCGCCGAACGGGTGTTCGAGCCCTTCTTCACCACCAAGCCCGCGGGCAAGGGCACCGGGCTGGGGCTCAGCCAGATTTTCGGGCTGGTCGGCCAGATGGACGGCGACGTCACTATCCGCACCGCCCCCGGCGCGGGCACCACGGTCCATCTCTATTTCCCGCGCCACCACGCCGCGACCGCCCCCGCCCCCGTGGCCGAGCCGGTCGCCCCCGCGCCGGACGCCGAGGACACCGGCGGCATGCGCATCCTGGTGGTCGAGGACGATCCGCGCGTGCTGTCGGCGACGATGGCCGCGCTGACCGAGCTGGGGCATGATCCCCTGCCCTGCGGCGATCCGCGCGAGGCCGAGGGGATGCTGGCGCGCCAGGCCGACATCAGGCTGATCGTGTCGGACGTGCTGATGCCGCACCAGACCGGACCGGAGATGATCGCCGCGCTCCGTCCCCGCTACCCCGAGGTCGCGGTGTTGTTCGTCACAGGCTTTGCGGGCGATGCGCAGGCGACCGGGTTCGAGGGCTATGAGGTGCTGCGCAAGCCCTTTACCCTGGTGGGGCTGGAACGGGCGGTGGCGGCGGCGCTGGCGCGCAATGTCGGGGACGGGTCGGTCAGCGCGGCGGCTTGA